One part of the Thiothrix nivea DSM 5205 genome encodes these proteins:
- a CDS encoding acyltransferase family protein, which produces MSPAQLEFAPVAATVYAVSIYVFMFIVASYFIRQDTFAKSLTVPSGRYGSLDGLRGVLATGVFIHHAFAMYVYFSGGEWQWSTSPVFNQLGQTTVSLFFMITGFLFTLKALAPTIDWKRLYASRVLRLVPLYALIVSSIFGLVFYLSNWALNEPVWEIIKEYWVWMTFVCFGRPDINAYPMSWTLIANVNWSLKYEIMFYLFAVPAIHVFSRFVQLRAALVLCAAMLGAILLFRWQRGGEGGISLYTAQFLGGVMVAYAFKIDRLKAVIEGNIIRWLAAGALVSLFFMQYAYSAVAVIGNIILFAAVVGGASLFGLLKHKSAVWLGDISYGIYLMHGLVLWLVLNMLAKAGILSQLGLVGYWLVTFATAASIVLLASCSYALLEKPVMGLLPARKQDRVRGYKQPGLRTW; this is translated from the coding sequence ATGTCACCTGCCCAGCTTGAGTTTGCTCCCGTTGCTGCAACCGTTTATGCAGTTTCCATTTATGTTTTCATGTTTATTGTTGCCAGTTATTTCATCAGGCAAGATACTTTTGCCAAGTCGCTTACCGTGCCTTCTGGCCGTTATGGTTCACTTGACGGGTTAAGGGGAGTGTTGGCGACCGGTGTCTTTATCCATCATGCGTTTGCCATGTATGTGTATTTCAGTGGGGGGGAGTGGCAGTGGAGTACCAGCCCTGTCTTTAACCAGTTGGGTCAGACAACGGTATCTTTGTTTTTCATGATTACGGGTTTCCTGTTCACCTTGAAGGCGCTTGCGCCAACAATTGACTGGAAGCGGCTTTATGCTTCACGTGTACTGCGTCTGGTGCCATTGTATGCATTGATTGTCAGCAGTATTTTTGGGCTGGTGTTCTACCTTTCCAATTGGGCGCTCAACGAACCCGTTTGGGAAATTATCAAGGAATATTGGGTGTGGATGACTTTCGTCTGCTTTGGGCGGCCTGACATCAATGCTTACCCCATGTCATGGACACTGATCGCTAATGTCAACTGGAGCCTGAAATACGAAATAATGTTCTACCTGTTTGCTGTCCCGGCCATTCATGTGTTTAGCCGTTTTGTCCAGCTACGGGCTGCACTGGTTTTGTGTGCGGCGATGCTGGGGGCGATATTGCTGTTTCGCTGGCAACGGGGGGGCGAGGGCGGCATCTCGCTTTATACGGCGCAGTTTCTTGGTGGGGTCATGGTTGCCTACGCTTTCAAGATCGACCGGTTGAAGGCGGTGATTGAGGGCAACATTATCCGTTGGTTGGCGGCAGGGGCGTTAGTCTCGTTATTTTTCATGCAATATGCCTATAGTGCTGTCGCGGTGATTGGCAATATCATCCTGTTTGCTGCTGTGGTGGGTGGGGCATCCCTTTTCGGTTTGCTGAAACACAAAAGCGCGGTCTGGTTGGGGGACATCAGTTATGGCATTTACCTGATGCATGGTTTGGTTTTGTGGCTGGTGCTGAACATGCTGGCCAAGGCCGGTATCCTAAGCCAGCTTGGTTTGGTTGGTTATTGGCTGGTAACCTTTGCCACAGCAGCCAGCATTGTCCTGCTGGCAAGTTGCAGTTATGCCTTGCTGGAGAAGCCCGTTATGGGCTTACTGCCAGCAAGGAAGCAAGATCGTGTAAGGGGCTATAAGCAACCCGGCTTACGGACTTGGTAG
- a CDS encoding glycosyltransferase family 2 protein, whose amino-acid sequence MKLVNNPMVSIGLPVYNRETLIAETLDCLLAQTFTDFEIIISDNHSTDGTETICRQYAERDSRIRYIRQEKNLGIFGNFRFVKDAAQDKYFMWTASDDLCEPEFIGSMVECLEANPELALVMTDVKTIANTGQVVHVDRMEAIRLPEVVGHAEANRLLFFNYGDPNHLYHCIFGLCRTDVAKQCWFPTKTWKNMVADLEVAYLAQVAVRGSIATLPAPLKTYRSHTGSTYVKEMTGRRLFDKVMRGLEIRFSLLGTALTNDLPWNVRLKLFFRVFLSSMWSVRNFLRGRSVTALPSP is encoded by the coding sequence ATGAAGCTGGTAAACAACCCCATGGTCAGCATCGGGCTACCTGTATACAACAGGGAAACGCTGATTGCAGAGACACTGGATTGCCTATTGGCACAAACCTTTACAGATTTTGAAATTATTATTTCCGACAACCATTCGACGGATGGTACGGAAACCATTTGCCGCCAGTACGCCGAGCGGGATTCCCGTATCCGCTACATACGGCAGGAAAAAAACCTTGGCATTTTCGGCAACTTCCGCTTTGTCAAGGATGCCGCCCAGGACAAATATTTCATGTGGACTGCATCGGATGACCTGTGTGAGCCCGAGTTTATCGGTTCGATGGTGGAATGCCTCGAAGCCAACCCCGAGCTGGCGTTGGTCATGACGGATGTTAAAACCATTGCCAATACCGGGCAAGTCGTTCACGTTGACCGCATGGAAGCAATCCGCCTGCCTGAAGTGGTCGGCCACGCTGAGGCCAACCGCCTGTTGTTTTTCAACTATGGCGACCCTAACCACTTGTACCACTGTATTTTCGGGCTATGCCGTACCGATGTCGCCAAACAATGCTGGTTCCCAACCAAAACCTGGAAAAACATGGTGGCCGACCTGGAAGTTGCCTACCTGGCACAGGTTGCCGTGCGCGGCAGTATTGCCACGCTCCCTGCCCCACTGAAGACCTACCGTTCCCACACCGGTTCTACTTATGTCAAGGAAATGACTGGCCGCCGCTTGTTTGACAAGGTAATGCGCGGGCTGGAAATCCGCTTTTCCCTGCTCGGGACTGCGCTGACCAATGACCTGCCCTGGAATGTCAGGCTGAAACTGTTTTTCAGGGTATTCCTGTCATCCATGTGGTCAGTGCGCAATTTTCTCCGCGGCAGAAGCGTCACCGCCCTACCAAGTCCGTAA
- a CDS encoding TIGR00153 family protein: MPKSHIAGLFGKSPIRPLQEHMYCVYKGIKHLVMLVEGMNSDDEQQIAAAHQAIVESEHLADDMKKDLRHNLPRGFFMPVDRRDLLDVLWMQDQIINQAKDIAGMVVGRNMRLHDSMQTLFLQYTQRCVAAVKQALEVINELDELVETGFRGMEVEHVEEMLKELSRIERQTDECQVELRKILFTLEDTLRPTDVMFTYRLIEWMGRVADDAQRVGSRLQLMLAR, encoded by the coding sequence ATGCCCAAAAGCCATATTGCAGGATTATTCGGCAAGTCGCCGATACGTCCGTTGCAGGAGCACATGTACTGTGTTTATAAGGGAATCAAGCATTTGGTCATGCTCGTCGAGGGCATGAACAGCGACGATGAGCAACAGATTGCAGCCGCGCATCAGGCCATCGTGGAAAGCGAACACCTTGCGGATGACATGAAAAAGGATTTGCGCCACAACCTGCCGCGCGGCTTTTTCATGCCGGTAGACCGCCGCGATTTGCTGGACGTGCTGTGGATGCAGGACCAGATCATCAACCAGGCCAAGGATATTGCCGGAATGGTGGTAGGGCGTAACATGCGCCTGCACGACAGTATGCAAACCCTGTTCCTGCAATACACCCAGCGCTGCGTGGCAGCGGTCAAGCAGGCGCTGGAAGTCATCAACGAGCTGGACGAACTGGTGGAAACCGGTTTCCGTGGCATGGAAGTTGAGCATGTGGAAGAAATGCTCAAGGAACTGAGCCGGATCGAGCGCCAGACCGATGAGTGCCAGGTTGAGCTGCGCAAAATCCTGTTTACCCTGGAAGATACCCTGCGGCCTACCGATGTCATGTTTACCTATCGCCTGATCGAGTGGATGGGGCGGGTGGCCGATGACGCACAGCGCGTGGGTAGCCGTTTGCAACTGATGCTGGCGAGATAG
- a CDS encoding LysR family transcriptional regulator — protein sequence MDFKQLRYFHEIARLGSFTRAAETLYVAQPAVSVAIRKLEAELELTLFHRHDRKVTLTDEGARLLPHAQRILQAVSDAQLEMQELKGLTQGKVRVGIPGMLGSYYFPPILMAFRHRHPNLSLQVVEGGTWQLQQMLESGELDLAVIVRDFVPPELEARTFQREEMRVVVAQDHRFAQQACISLSDFFSEELVMFRPGYFHRKIIDRLAEEAGVTPNIGFETNLLPLIKSIIKQGFGISTLLSMVVKEDADLIDLPFAQPVWLDLCIAWRREGYLSRANRAFVDFLLEQNPA from the coding sequence ATGGATTTCAAACAACTGCGTTACTTCCACGAAATTGCCCGCCTCGGCAGCTTCACCCGCGCGGCGGAGACACTCTACGTCGCCCAGCCCGCCGTCAGTGTAGCCATCCGCAAACTGGAAGCCGAACTGGAATTGACCCTGTTCCACCGCCACGACCGCAAGGTGACGCTGACTGACGAAGGCGCACGCCTGCTTCCCCACGCCCAACGCATCCTGCAAGCCGTCAGTGATGCACAGCTGGAAATGCAGGAGCTGAAAGGGCTGACACAAGGCAAGGTGCGTGTCGGCATCCCCGGCATGTTGGGTTCCTACTATTTCCCACCGATCCTGATGGCCTTCCGCCACCGCCACCCCAACCTGAGCCTGCAAGTCGTGGAAGGCGGCACCTGGCAATTGCAACAAATGCTGGAAAGCGGCGAACTTGATCTCGCCGTGATCGTGCGCGATTTCGTGCCACCGGAATTGGAAGCCAGAACCTTCCAACGCGAGGAAATGCGTGTGGTGGTGGCGCAGGATCACCGCTTCGCCCAACAGGCTTGCATCAGCCTGAGCGACTTTTTCAGCGAGGAACTGGTGATGTTCCGCCCCGGCTATTTCCACCGCAAAATCATTGACCGGCTGGCTGAAGAAGCAGGCGTCACCCCCAACATCGGCTTTGAAACCAATCTGTTGCCGCTGATCAAATCGATCATCAAGCAGGGTTTCGGCATTTCCACCCTGCTGAGCATGGTGGTAAAAGAAGACGCGGATTTGATCGACCTGCCGTTTGCACAGCCGGTGTGGCTGGATTTGTGCATTGCGTGGCGGCGCGAAGGTTATCTGTCACGCGCAAACCGTGCCTTCGTCGATTTCCTGCTGGAACAAAACCCGGCCTGA
- a CDS encoding Sfum_1244 family protein: protein MHQHHDLIQAVQRNCHIADARHAGDYTLCVYLLKMREFYRWEQGVGFQQVLTSDDVGDWLTQREAVWDALDEQAFVPLPINGSGEYDPFDNEAINAQLNGHGLVYSAGYGRRCRPLFFLAELEQKIEHDGYTILVAGRELARDVEAPPAMNQGKHVFIRRESLRRLLWEKVEEWRWNGIDSPLGRAIACYDFDADVEAALDVMAAAEADMIVAHEIGEVKAGQVLGDAAWQQMLFALPPSHADIMLRAVRDHLADALYTIPELLARDNPASMHFYFGNLTAMRKKLAPQLLEAYQHWHETGDTQKIAAWAEWGKVHWAEMGSTALSLFQQQGGDALPEIEALMGSG, encoded by the coding sequence ATGCACCAACACCACGATCTGATCCAGGCTGTGCAACGCAATTGCCACATTGCGGATGCGCGTCACGCGGGGGATTACACCCTGTGCGTCTACCTGCTGAAAATGCGCGAGTTTTACCGCTGGGAACAAGGCGTCGGTTTCCAGCAGGTGCTGACCAGCGATGATGTGGGCGACTGGCTCACCCAGCGCGAAGCGGTTTGGGACGCGCTGGATGAGCAGGCGTTCGTGCCTTTGCCTATCAATGGCAGTGGTGAGTATGACCCTTTCGACAATGAGGCCATCAATGCCCAGCTTAACGGGCATGGGCTGGTCTATAGCGCTGGCTATGGCCGCCGCTGCCGCCCGCTGTTTTTCCTCGCCGAGCTGGAGCAGAAAATCGAGCACGATGGCTACACCATACTGGTTGCCGGGCGTGAACTGGCGCGTGATGTGGAAGCACCGCCCGCCATGAACCAGGGCAAGCACGTTTTCATCCGCCGCGAATCCTTGCGCCGCCTGTTGTGGGAAAAAGTTGAGGAATGGCGCTGGAATGGCATCGACAGCCCGCTAGGCCGGGCGATTGCCTGCTACGATTTCGACGCCGACGTGGAGGCTGCTCTGGATGTGATGGCCGCTGCCGAAGCCGATATGATCGTGGCGCATGAAATCGGTGAGGTGAAAGCCGGGCAGGTGCTGGGCGACGCAGCCTGGCAACAGATGTTGTTTGCGCTGCCGCCTTCCCACGCCGACATTATGCTGCGGGCAGTGCGTGACCATCTGGCGGATGCGCTGTATACCATCCCCGAATTGCTGGCACGGGATAACCCGGCTTCCATGCATTTCTATTTCGGTAACCTCACTGCCATGCGCAAGAAACTGGCACCGCAACTGCTGGAGGCGTACCAGCACTGGCATGAAACCGGTGATACGCAAAAGATTGCGGCTTGGGCGGAATGGGGTAAAGTACATTGGGCAGAAATGGGCAGCACTGCGTTAAGCCTGTTCCAGCAGCAAGGGGGGGATGCGCTGCCGGAAATAGAAGCCTTGATGGGTAGTGGCTAA
- a CDS encoding MFS transporter: MIETNSRDFRFATWALCLGSAMIFANLHVVQALLPTLAQQFQLSELQASWSLTITVLTLGLSLLVYGPLSDAIGRKPIMVVTMAGSVLVTLALSQVESYPMLLLLRGLQGFFLGGLPAIAIAYMGDEFTRKAVVLAVGVYISANSLGGVTGRMLGGFVGEHYGWAAAFGVMGVVSALVVVAFVLLLPKSRNFHAKPLHPVHVMQDMGGHLRNPVLLMAYCIAFGNFMVFLNQYSYITFVLADAPYHLSPHALGMLFLTYLTGSFAAAVSGRVAQFLSPPVGMALGVLLLMCGSLLTLIPNLLTIVLGFMVSSFGFFFTHSLASSWVSHHALKARASASSLYLVFYYMGASAGGFLLAPFWAWQGWLGIVAGSLLVYSLTLGCTLWLHRWQEMQGQQMSDSNPCA; this comes from the coding sequence ATGATTGAAACCAACAGCCGCGATTTCCGCTTTGCCACCTGGGCTTTGTGCCTGGGTTCGGCGATGATTTTCGCCAATCTGCATGTGGTTCAGGCATTGTTGCCAACGCTGGCGCAGCAGTTTCAGTTGAGCGAGTTGCAGGCAAGCTGGAGCCTGACCATTACCGTGCTGACGCTGGGCTTGTCCTTGCTGGTGTATGGGCCGCTGTCGGATGCGATTGGGCGCAAGCCGATCATGGTGGTGACGATGGCCGGTTCCGTGCTGGTCACGCTGGCTTTGTCACAGGTGGAAAGTTACCCGATGTTGCTGCTGTTACGCGGTTTGCAGGGCTTTTTCCTCGGCGGCTTGCCTGCGATTGCGATTGCCTACATGGGCGATGAGTTCACCCGCAAAGCGGTGGTGCTGGCGGTGGGTGTTTACATCAGTGCCAACAGCCTTGGGGGTGTTACCGGGCGGATGCTGGGCGGTTTTGTCGGGGAGCATTACGGCTGGGCAGCGGCGTTTGGGGTAATGGGCGTGGTGAGTGCGCTGGTGGTGGTGGCATTCGTGTTGCTGTTGCCAAAATCGCGGAATTTTCATGCCAAGCCGTTGCACCCGGTACATGTCATGCAGGATATGGGCGGGCACTTGCGCAATCCGGTGTTGTTGATGGCATATTGCATTGCGTTTGGTAATTTCATGGTGTTCCTGAATCAGTACAGCTACATCACCTTTGTGCTGGCGGATGCGCCCTATCATTTGTCGCCACATGCGCTGGGGATGTTGTTCCTGACGTATCTGACCGGTTCGTTTGCGGCGGCGGTATCGGGGCGGGTAGCGCAGTTCCTTTCACCTCCGGTGGGGATGGCACTGGGGGTTCTGTTGCTGATGTGCGGAAGTTTGCTGACGCTGATTCCTAACCTGCTGACGATTGTGCTGGGTTTCATGGTCAGCAGTTTCGGCTTCTTTTTTACCCATTCGCTGGCGAGCAGCTGGGTAAGCCATCATGCGCTGAAGGCGCGGGCGAGCGCTTCTTCGCTGTATTTGGTGTTTTATTACATGGGGGCGAGTGCGGGCGGGTTTTTGCTGGCCCCGTTCTGGGCTTGGCAGGGGTGGTTGGGCATCGTGGCGGGTTCGCTACTGGTTTATAGCCTGACCTTGGGGTGCACATTGTGGTTGCATCGCTGGCAGGAAATGCAGGGGCAACAAATGTCTGACTCCAATCCCTGTGCCTGA
- a CDS encoding inorganic phosphate transporter, with translation MELFTDATGIYILLAAVFGIFMAWGIGANDVANAMATSVGSKAITIKQALILAAIFEFAGAYLAGGQVTDTIRKGLVDMDAFSAQPVLLVWGMLGSLLAAGLWLLIATQRGWPVSTTHSIVGAVVGFAAVGVGVDAVNWDTVATTATSWVFSPVISGVVAFMIFMSIQKLVLNTKNPLQNAIKYGPFYLFMVGFVLSLLTIKKGLKHVGLHLDGGMDLIMSVVIGVIIALIGRVLISRVKLADQAESKRFHYANVEKIFAVLMVFTASSMAFAHGSNDVANAVGPMAAVIDVAQSGVMAAKASVPPWVLLVGAIGIVIGLATLGYKVIQTVGHNITELTPTRGFSAEIATAMTVVMASYTGIPVSTTHTLVGAVLGVGFARGIAAIDLRVVGGIFR, from the coding sequence ATGGAATTGTTCACAGATGCCACGGGCATTTACATCCTGCTGGCCGCCGTATTCGGCATTTTCATGGCGTGGGGGATCGGGGCGAATGACGTTGCCAATGCCATGGCGACTTCGGTAGGTTCCAAGGCCATTACCATCAAGCAGGCGCTGATCTTGGCGGCTATTTTTGAATTTGCCGGTGCTTATCTGGCGGGTGGGCAGGTGACAGATACCATCCGCAAAGGGCTGGTGGACATGGATGCCTTCAGCGCCCAGCCGGTGTTGCTGGTATGGGGGATGCTGGGGTCGTTGCTGGCGGCGGGTTTGTGGTTGCTGATTGCGACCCAGCGCGGCTGGCCGGTTTCCACTACCCATAGCATCGTTGGCGCAGTGGTCGGTTTCGCGGCTGTTGGCGTGGGCGTGGATGCGGTCAACTGGGATACCGTCGCCACGACCGCGACCAGTTGGGTGTTTTCCCCGGTGATCTCGGGCGTGGTGGCGTTCATGATATTCATGAGCATCCAGAAGCTGGTGCTGAACACCAAAAACCCACTGCAAAACGCGATCAAGTATGGGCCGTTCTACCTGTTCATGGTGGGTTTCGTGCTTTCCCTGCTGACCATCAAGAAGGGCTTGAAACACGTCGGTTTGCATCTGGATGGTGGGATGGATTTGATCATGTCGGTGGTGATCGGCGTGATTATTGCCCTTATCGGGCGTGTCCTGATCAGCCGTGTGAAACTGGCCGATCAAGCAGAGTCAAAGCGTTTCCATTACGCCAATGTGGAAAAAATCTTCGCTGTTTTGATGGTGTTTACTGCGTCATCCATGGCGTTTGCGCACGGTTCCAATGACGTGGCCAATGCAGTTGGGCCGATGGCGGCAGTCATTGACGTGGCGCAAAGTGGCGTGATGGCGGCGAAGGCCAGCGTGCCGCCATGGGTGTTGCTGGTGGGGGCGATTGGCATCGTTATCGGTCTGGCGACTCTGGGTTACAAGGTTATTCAGACGGTTGGGCATAACATTACCGAATTGACGCCAACCCGTGGCTTTTCTGCGGAAATTGCCACGGCCATGACGGTGGTGATGGCATCGTATACCGGAATTCCGGTTTCCACCACCCATACGCTGGTGGGCGCGGTGCTCGGGGTTGGTTTTGCGCGCGGCATTGCGGCGATTGACCTGCGGGTCGTCGGCGGTATCTTTAGGTGA
- a CDS encoding MFS transporter, whose product MPNSTNFSHNRQRWAWAFYDWANSAFILIVATAFFPIFFRKYWAGGLPSGEITLHLGTANAIASLSIMLLAPFLGAIADQGGIKKPMMAAFVTLGVGATLGLSQVGEGQWQWAMAAFILAIVGFLGANIFYDSLLVDVAEEKDFNRVSALGFAVGYLGSGLLFVLCVLLTLKPAWFGLVDNSMAVRWAFGITAVWWAVFSIPLWLWVKERRRVAQAAQRPPMLMRQSFRQLLDTFRHIRQLRVVGMFLLAYWFYIDGVDTVILMSVDYGKALGFADDSLITALLLTQFIAFPAALVFGWLGNRLGAKRGILIALAGYVLITLLAVRMQAAWEFYLLAGMVGLVQGGVQALSRSLYASLIPAEQATEFFGFYNMLGKFAAVLGPLLVGWVGVLTGSPRLGLLAVLVLFALGALLLWRMPERA is encoded by the coding sequence ATGCCCAATTCAACTAACTTTTCGCATAACCGACAGCGTTGGGCATGGGCATTCTATGACTGGGCCAACTCGGCCTTTATCCTGATTGTGGCGACCGCTTTTTTCCCGATTTTTTTCCGTAAATACTGGGCGGGCGGGTTGCCGTCTGGCGAAATTACCCTGCACCTGGGGACTGCCAACGCCATCGCCAGCCTGTCGATCATGTTGCTGGCCCCGTTTCTGGGGGCGATAGCCGATCAGGGTGGGATCAAGAAGCCGATGATGGCGGCTTTCGTCACCCTCGGCGTGGGCGCTACCCTGGGTTTGTCGCAGGTAGGAGAAGGCCAGTGGCAGTGGGCGATGGCGGCTTTCATCCTGGCGATCGTCGGTTTTCTGGGGGCGAACATTTTTTATGACTCGCTGTTGGTGGATGTGGCGGAGGAAAAGGATTTCAACCGGGTGTCGGCGCTGGGGTTTGCCGTCGGTTATCTGGGCAGTGGTTTATTATTTGTGTTGTGCGTGCTGCTGACGCTGAAACCGGCATGGTTCGGGCTGGTGGATAACAGCATGGCGGTGCGTTGGGCTTTTGGGATTACCGCAGTCTGGTGGGCGGTGTTTTCCATTCCGCTATGGTTGTGGGTGAAGGAACGGCGCCGGGTGGCGCAAGCAGCGCAACGCCCGCCCATGCTGATGCGGCAGTCTTTCCGCCAGTTGCTGGATACGTTCCGGCATATCCGCCAGTTGCGGGTGGTGGGGATGTTCCTGCTGGCTTACTGGTTTTATATCGACGGGGTGGATACAGTGATCCTGATGTCGGTGGATTATGGCAAGGCACTGGGGTTTGCTGACGATAGCCTAATCACCGCGTTACTGCTGACGCAGTTCATCGCGTTTCCGGCGGCGTTGGTGTTTGGCTGGTTGGGCAACCGGCTGGGGGCGAAGCGCGGTATCCTGATCGCGCTGGCGGGCTATGTGCTGATCACGCTGCTGGCGGTGCGGATGCAGGCAGCGTGGGAGTTTTACCTGTTGGCGGGTATGGTTGGGCTGGTGCAGGGCGGGGTGCAGGCGCTGAGCCGTTCACTGTACGCTAGCCTGATTCCAGCGGAGCAGGCGACGGAGTTTTTTGGTTTTTACAATATGCTGGGTAAGTTCGCCGCCGTGCTGGGGCCGTTGCTGGTCGGCTGGGTGGGTGTGCTCACAGGGTCGCCGAGGTTGGGCTTGTTGGCGGTGCTGGTTTTGTTCGCGCTGGGGGCATTGCTGTTATGGCGGATGCCTGAACGCGCCTGA